From Syntrophales bacterium, one genomic window encodes:
- a CDS encoding efflux RND transporter periplasmic adaptor subunit → MGAAVFVYYGQKKGRDGELFYSGTIEATQTHLSFQTGGRLLRVAVREGETVAKDNVLAELEPAEFITRLEQAKATREKALKGREQAEAILRVYQTTIPAEIARAEAGVQALKAQLDEIRAGARKQDIERAKQAMQSAGLVLADAKKNLARYDALFAKGTISEKERDAVRLRYETTLSEYERSKETYDLAREGSRAETIRAAEARLEEGRAALNQAKSNLPRIKAAQKEIEAAAATAQAAQAALAQVQIQLEYAKLKAPGPGIVTSRSVEPGEVVSPGEEALTLADLSRVDLKIFVDETEIGKVKPGQKAAVVIDTFPGKTFAGTVTFISPEGEFTPKIIQTKKERVKLVYLVKISIPNPHLELKSGMPADARLR, encoded by the coding sequence TTGGGAGCGGCTGTCTTCGTCTATTACGGCCAGAAAAAAGGGCGGGACGGGGAGCTGTTCTACTCCGGAACCATTGAGGCGACTCAGACCCACCTATCCTTTCAGACGGGAGGACGGTTACTCCGGGTAGCGGTGCGCGAGGGGGAGACCGTCGCCAAGGATAACGTTCTGGCCGAACTGGAGCCGGCGGAGTTTATCACCCGTCTTGAACAGGCAAAGGCCACCCGGGAAAAAGCGCTGAAGGGAAGAGAGCAGGCAGAGGCAATTTTGAGGGTTTATCAGACGACGATCCCCGCCGAAATCGCCCGCGCCGAAGCGGGGGTGCAAGCGCTGAAGGCGCAGCTTGACGAAATCAGGGCCGGCGCCAGAAAACAGGATATCGAGCGGGCGAAACAGGCCATGCAGAGCGCGGGCCTCGTCCTTGCCGACGCGAAGAAGAACCTTGCCCGCTATGACGCCCTGTTTGCGAAGGGAACGATCTCGGAAAAGGAACGGGATGCCGTCCGCCTGCGCTACGAAACAACGCTTTCGGAATACGAACGCAGTAAAGAGACGTACGATCTTGCCCGCGAAGGAAGCCGCGCCGAAACGATCCGCGCCGCCGAGGCGAGGCTGGAAGAGGGCAGAGCCGCCTTGAATCAGGCAAAAAGCAACCTGCCGCGGATAAAGGCCGCGCAAAAGGAGATTGAGGCGGCAGCAGCAACAGCCCAAGCCGCCCAGGCCGCCCTCGCGCAGGTGCAGATTCAGCTCGAATACGCGAAATTGAAGGCGCCCGGACCGGGCATCGTCACCAGCAGAAGCGTGGAGCCGGGCGAGGTGGTTTCTCCCGGCGAGGAAGCGCTGACTCTCGCCGATCTGTCGAGGGTGGATTTGAAGATCTTCGTTGACGAAACCGAGATCGGCAAGGTGAAGCCGGGGCAGAAGGCCGCTGTCGTCATCGACACGTTCCCCGGCAAAACCTTCGCGGGAACGGTAACTTTCATCTCCCCGGAGGGTGAATTCACCCCGAAAATCATCCAGACCAAGAAGGAGCGGGTGAAACTCGTTTACCTGGTAAAGATCTCTATCCCCAATCCCCACCTGGAATTGAAATCAGGGATGCCCGCCGATGCCCGCCTGCGCTAA
- a CDS encoding sigma 54-interacting transcriptional regulator, which produces MRALQIAKNSRLAGKQISVWQSFDKSAKEIILYLAHASSPVSIDQLSSLSGASTVKILNVMEEAIKRGVVYEKEEFGKGIYFLNRIIPDILLDCSVSEEEKTQALRRLIEFYNDILSEGKEKTLVLAALYITLGNSDKDKDKDIVKNAADIIFDSRDYELAGVYYDYFLKNSPEKSLSIANVKDYLDSVLGKIVTTKHLMPLQDQVTLLSRAQQIARKYEKWEYLAKIELILGHVMQAGGQHRKAFSYIKDSQRLAQGIDDPRMFKEATLLMSEFLHWKGRFAEVVRRYEQVVENLEEFGDNAAILKAGARVGICYVRCGHVARGMGMIEAVRGKANLLNLQHVSIYADLLSMHSLFELRKISEAEFYVNRISSFSDDILGPYILMRVEMCKGYILILQGNYERSFEYLKKAVEHSRYVGWMHQNSAWNFEYLDALEKRGFIHDEWTYDSEIERILQWDDIYMKGVALRYKALRDMERSQQPVNNALADLKNSEKYLKMAGAEIELARTRIALGNIHLKRGQSKLAQSYLKKAWTLFSKIDRNLFPQDLLASMPPEQNFDLMIKRMISVNESLGTVRDMKAFLEKVLSMAMDFTMAMRSAFFIFDPIAGETLVASKNFASLLLETEQSKTIRNVVAEAARKSDELIMPGKMDNDVISDGDLLAVGINSMVCMPVKMGDNLQGYLYLDNLLGQGSFPENYSHYMRLLCSQIAVGLSNINEYEKIKEMKNRFENETIFYKREMGLANPLQTIIGTSAGIMSVLGQIQQVAPTDSLVLILGETGVGKELVAKAIHKSSSRKDGPFITVNIATLPPELIVSELFGHEKGAFTGANELHKGRFELADGGTIFLDEIGDLPLNIQVNLLRVLEESTVERLGSNKTIRLDFRVVAATNKNLFEEVSKGTFRQDLFYRLNVFPIHVPSLRERKSDVKALVNHFIEKYSKKMSRNIDPLIPEELNKLMGYQWPGNVRELEHLVERAIIFSKDGSISFSGFTYPSGSSNGTVNSPLVSLADMERNYIEKVLHSVNWKLSGPKSASSILMVKPTTLLFRMKKLGIKKPLPAEFGD; this is translated from the coding sequence ATGAGGGCGCTACAAATAGCTAAAAATAGCAGATTAGCAGGAAAACAAATAAGCGTTTGGCAGAGCTTTGATAAAAGCGCAAAAGAGATCATCCTCTATCTGGCACATGCCAGCTCACCGGTTTCGATCGACCAACTAAGCTCCCTTTCCGGAGCGTCTACCGTAAAGATCCTGAATGTGATGGAAGAGGCCATAAAGAGAGGAGTAGTTTATGAAAAGGAGGAGTTTGGGAAAGGCATCTATTTTCTCAATAGAATCATTCCGGACATACTGCTTGATTGTTCTGTATCGGAAGAAGAGAAGACTCAGGCGTTAAGGCGACTGATTGAATTTTACAACGATATTCTTTCAGAAGGAAAGGAAAAAACACTCGTCCTGGCAGCGCTTTACATAACGCTGGGCAACAGTGATAAGGATAAGGATAAGGATATTGTAAAGAACGCTGCCGATATCATTTTTGATTCAAGAGACTACGAACTGGCAGGTGTTTATTACGACTACTTCCTCAAAAACTCCCCGGAAAAATCGCTCTCTATCGCAAATGTAAAAGATTATCTTGACAGCGTGCTGGGAAAGATAGTGACCACAAAGCATCTCATGCCATTGCAGGATCAGGTGACCCTTTTGAGCAGGGCGCAGCAGATTGCCCGAAAATACGAAAAATGGGAATACCTTGCAAAGATTGAACTTATTCTTGGCCATGTTATGCAGGCAGGGGGCCAGCATCGGAAGGCCTTCAGCTATATAAAGGATTCCCAAAGGCTTGCCCAGGGAATAGACGACCCCCGGATGTTCAAGGAGGCAACGCTCCTCATGAGTGAGTTTCTCCACTGGAAAGGAAGGTTCGCAGAGGTCGTTCGCCGCTATGAACAGGTGGTAGAAAACCTGGAGGAATTCGGCGACAATGCGGCCATTTTAAAGGCTGGCGCCCGGGTGGGAATATGTTACGTGAGGTGCGGACATGTCGCCCGGGGCATGGGTATGATAGAAGCGGTAAGGGGCAAGGCAAATCTCCTCAATCTGCAGCATGTTTCCATATATGCCGATCTCCTAAGCATGCATTCCCTCTTTGAACTTAGAAAAATATCTGAAGCTGAGTTCTATGTAAACCGGATATCATCTTTTTCTGACGATATTTTGGGTCCTTACATTCTGATGCGAGTTGAGATGTGCAAGGGCTATATCCTCATTTTGCAGGGGAATTATGAACGTTCCTTTGAATATCTCAAGAAAGCCGTGGAACATTCTCGCTATGTCGGATGGATGCATCAGAACAGCGCCTGGAACTTCGAGTATCTCGACGCTCTTGAGAAACGGGGTTTCATCCATGACGAATGGACTTACGATTCGGAAATCGAAAGGATACTTCAGTGGGATGACATATACATGAAGGGGGTAGCCCTCCGTTATAAGGCGCTCCGTGATATGGAAAGAAGCCAACAACCTGTAAACAATGCGCTGGCTGACCTGAAAAACAGCGAGAAATACCTTAAAATGGCCGGCGCTGAAATTGAACTTGCAAGGACCAGGATTGCCTTGGGAAATATACATCTGAAAAGAGGACAGTCAAAACTCGCCCAATCCTATCTCAAAAAGGCATGGACACTCTTTTCGAAGATTGACCGGAATCTGTTTCCCCAAGACTTGCTTGCGAGTATGCCCCCCGAGCAAAACTTTGATCTTATGATAAAGAGAATGATCAGCGTCAACGAGTCTCTGGGAACCGTCAGGGACATGAAAGCTTTTCTCGAAAAGGTGCTCTCTATGGCCATGGATTTCACTATGGCTATGCGAAGCGCCTTCTTTATTTTTGATCCTATCGCTGGAGAAACACTTGTCGCCAGCAAAAATTTCGCTTCTCTGCTGCTCGAAACAGAGCAGTCAAAAACAATCAGGAATGTTGTTGCCGAAGCCGCCCGGAAAAGCGATGAGCTGATAATGCCCGGCAAAATGGATAATGATGTTATCTCCGACGGAGACCTCCTTGCCGTAGGCATTAATTCCATGGTCTGCATGCCCGTTAAGATGGGAGATAATTTACAAGGATACCTCTATCTCGATAACCTTCTCGGCCAGGGGTCCTTTCCTGAAAACTATTCCCACTACATGAGGCTTCTTTGCAGTCAGATCGCTGTGGGTCTTTCCAATATCAATGAATATGAAAAGATAAAGGAAATGAAAAATCGATTTGAAAACGAAACTATTTTCTATAAACGTGAAATGGGTTTGGCCAACCCTTTACAAACCATCATCGGTACGTCGGCAGGAATCATGTCTGTGCTGGGCCAGATACAACAGGTAGCGCCAACGGACAGCTTAGTTCTAATTCTGGGAGAGACAGGGGTAGGGAAAGAGTTGGTGGCAAAGGCCATTCATAAAAGCAGCAGTCGGAAGGATGGACCTTTCATCACTGTAAACATCGCAACGCTCCCGCCAGAACTGATTGTCAGCGAGCTCTTCGGCCATGAAAAGGGGGCTTTCACCGGAGCAAACGAATTACACAAAGGCAGGTTCGAACTCGCCGACGGCGGCACCATATTTCTCGATGAGATAGGAGACCTTCCTCTCAACATACAGGTCAATCTGCTAAGAGTTCTGGAAGAGAGCACCGTTGAAAGGCTTGGAAGCAACAAAACCATCCGCCTCGATTTCAGGGTCGTAGCGGCAACCAATAAAAACCTGTTTGAGGAAGTCAGTAAAGGAACTTTCCGGCAGGATCTTTTCTATCGCCTTAATGTGTTCCCCATTCATGTTCCCTCCTTGAGAGAACGTAAGTCAGACGTCAAGGCTCTCGTAAATCATTTTATTGAAAAGTATAGTAAAAAGATGAGCCGGAATATCGATCCACTTATCCCTGAAGAGCTGAATAAACTCATGGGCTACCAATGGCCTGGAAACGTACGGGAACTGGAACATCTCGTTGAAAGGGCAATCATTTTCTCAAAGGATGGCAGTATCAGTTTTTCCGGATTCACCTACCCGTCAGGCAGCAGCAATGGCACAGTGAATTCCCCCTTGGTGTCGCTGGCGGATATGGAGAGGAACTACATCGAAAAGGTACTGCACAGTGTAAATTGGAAACTGAGCGGTCCAAAGAGTGCTTCTTCAATCCTGATGGTAAAGCCAACAACCCTGCTCTTTCGCATGAAAAAATTAGGCATCAAAAAACCGTTGCCGGCCGAGTTTGGAGATTAG
- a CDS encoding ABC transporter permease, translating to MKTKNITAIARKEFYHLLRDFRSLYLAFAIPLLLILLFGYALSLDVNNIETIVVDREKTDLSRDFIRSLEASPYFQIVESPDSMSAVINALDHGRARLAIVIPVGWTADLRADRKTTMQVILDGSDPNFAGISNSYISGFIARYNGNLLAAFLDRRGMQKINPPVNPQIRVWFNEEMESRNFIIPGIIAIIVIIVAALLTSLVIAREYENGTMETIRSLPIGAGEFLLGKAAPYFLIALTDVLIAVLMGQMLFGIVMKASFWLMILASSLYITVALTLGLLISSVTKSQMTANQTAILITYLPSILLSNFVFPVTNMPVILQAVTKIVPATYYIDILSGIYLKNLGFAHLWPDLLVLLAMSFVLALLNYLVLRKEGF from the coding sequence ATGAAGACAAAAAACATCACAGCGATCGCCCGCAAGGAGTTTTATCATCTGCTCCGGGATTTCCGCAGCCTCTATCTGGCCTTCGCGATCCCGTTGCTCTTGATACTGCTGTTCGGTTACGCGCTCAGCCTCGACGTGAACAATATCGAAACGATCGTTGTCGATCGCGAAAAAACCGATCTGAGCCGCGATTTTATCAGAAGCCTTGAGGCAAGCCCCTATTTTCAGATAGTTGAATCTCCGGACAGCATGAGCGCGGTGATCAATGCCCTCGACCACGGCCGGGCGCGTTTGGCCATAGTCATCCCCGTCGGCTGGACTGCCGACCTCCGGGCGGACAGAAAGACCACCATGCAGGTGATTCTCGACGGCAGCGACCCCAATTTCGCGGGGATATCAAACTCATACATCAGCGGCTTTATCGCCCGCTACAACGGCAACCTGCTCGCCGCTTTTCTCGACCGGCGCGGGATGCAAAAGATCAACCCCCCCGTCAATCCTCAGATCCGCGTCTGGTTCAACGAGGAGATGGAAAGCCGCAACTTCATCATCCCCGGCATCATCGCGATCATCGTCATTATCGTCGCGGCCCTCTTAACCTCGCTGGTCATTGCCCGGGAATATGAAAACGGGACAATGGAAACGATCCGCTCACTGCCGATCGGGGCAGGCGAATTTCTCCTCGGCAAGGCCGCCCCCTACTTTCTTATCGCCTTGACGGACGTCCTGATCGCGGTGCTGATGGGGCAGATGCTCTTCGGGATCGTCATGAAGGCGAGCTTCTGGCTGATGATTCTCGCCTCTTCGCTCTACATCACCGTCGCGCTCACTCTGGGGCTCTTGATCTCATCGGTGACAAAATCGCAGATGACGGCGAATCAGACGGCAATCCTGATTACCTACCTGCCGTCCATCCTCCTTTCCAATTTTGTTTTTCCGGTAACCAACATGCCGGTAATTCTGCAGGCGGTTACAAAGATCGTCCCGGCTACCTATTACATCGACATTCTCTCCGGCATCTATCTGAAAAACCTTGGCTTTGCCCACCTCTGGCCCGACCTGCTGGTTCTGCTTGCCATGTCTTTTGTGCTGGCGCTGCTCAATTATCTCGTTTTAAGGAAAGAGGGGTTCTGA
- a CDS encoding ATP-binding cassette domain-containing protein, giving the protein MPACAKIGTEPYLSSLFSARHVSYRFAATAAVQDVSLELESGGIFGLVGSDGAGKSTLLRMAATMLKPAAGSITIDGLDTVSDRAKIKNLIGYMPQRFGLYQDLTVEENIDFFLDIFGIYGAERKARKALYLGFSNLLPFTDRPAGKLSGGMKQKLGLACVLVHEPRLLILDEPTNGVDPVSRQEFWEILGRMRAKGMTILVSTAYLDEGERCDRIGLMHRGKLLQTAAPAEIRRGFPNLEEAIIAKIREVDLDLAQNAFNVEKMPQ; this is encoded by the coding sequence ATGCCCGCCTGCGCTAAAATAGGGACAGAGCCCTATTTATCGTCCCTGTTCTCCGCCAGACATGTCTCGTACCGCTTCGCGGCGACGGCGGCAGTGCAGGACGTATCGCTGGAGCTCGAAAGCGGGGGCATCTTCGGTCTGGTGGGTTCCGACGGCGCGGGAAAATCGACGCTGCTGCGGATGGCGGCAACTATGCTCAAACCGGCGGCCGGCAGCATCACGATCGACGGCCTCGATACCGTCTCCGACCGGGCAAAAATAAAGAATCTCATCGGCTACATGCCGCAGCGCTTCGGGCTTTACCAGGATCTGACCGTCGAAGAGAATATCGATTTTTTTCTGGATATCTTTGGGATTTATGGCGCGGAGAGGAAGGCGCGCAAGGCGCTTTACCTCGGCTTTTCGAACCTGCTGCCCTTCACCGACCGGCCGGCGGGAAAGCTCTCCGGCGGCATGAAGCAGAAACTGGGGCTTGCCTGCGTGCTCGTTCACGAACCGCGGCTGTTGATCCTTGATGAGCCGACCAACGGCGTCGATCCGGTCTCCCGTCAGGAATTCTGGGAAATTCTCGGCAGGATGCGGGCCAAAGGGATGACGATCCTCGTTTCCACTGCCTATCTCGATGAGGGCGAAAGGTGCGACAGGATAGGGCTAATGCATCGGGGTAAGCTTCTGCAAACGGCGGCGCCGGCGGAAATCCGCCGCGGTTTCCCCAACCTCGAAGAGGCGATCATCGCTAAAATCAGGGAGGTGGACCTCGACCTTGCCCAAAACGCGTTCAACGTGGAGAAAATGCCGCAATGA
- a CDS encoding pyridoxal phosphate-dependent aminotransferase, with amino-acid sequence MLSTIAKRAQDIPPFIVMDVLEEAQKLERNGTDIIHLEVGEPDFDTPDCIKEAGMRAMRDGQTHYTHSLGLLELREAICEHYLERYGVAISPDQVLVASGTSPAMMVLFSALLEKGNEVIISDPHYPCYPNMISFFGGSPVNVPVYEEDGFQLSADAIRGKMTDKTRLIMINSPSNPTGNILCEKRMTEIAALGIPVISDEIYHGLVYEGKERSILEFTDNAFVLNGFSKAYAMTGWRLGYLIVPPAYVRPMQKIIQNLFISANAFVQWAGVAALREAGQEVSRMREIYDQRRKYITDRLSEMGLGINVAPTGAFYILGNIKKYSNDSYKMAFDILKRAHVGVAPGIDFGENCEGYLRFSYANSLENIRAGMDRLQKYLREQS; translated from the coding sequence ATGTTAAGCACAATCGCAAAAAGGGCACAGGACATCCCTCCGTTCATCGTTATGGATGTGCTTGAGGAAGCGCAGAAGCTGGAGAGAAACGGGACGGACATCATTCATCTCGAAGTCGGCGAACCCGATTTCGACACGCCGGACTGCATAAAAGAGGCGGGGATGCGCGCGATGCGCGACGGGCAGACCCACTACACCCATAGCCTGGGGCTGCTTGAACTCAGAGAGGCTATCTGCGAACATTACCTGGAAAGATACGGGGTTGCCATTTCACCCGACCAGGTGCTGGTCGCCTCCGGCACCTCGCCGGCAATGATGGTGCTTTTCTCGGCCCTCCTGGAAAAGGGAAACGAGGTCATCATCTCTGACCCGCATTATCCCTGCTATCCGAACATGATCAGTTTCTTCGGCGGCTCGCCCGTCAATGTGCCGGTTTACGAAGAAGACGGCTTTCAACTGTCAGCCGACGCGATCCGGGGAAAAATGACAGACAAAACCCGCCTGATAATGATCAACTCCCCTTCCAATCCGACGGGCAACATCCTCTGCGAAAAACGGATGACCGAGATCGCCGCCCTCGGCATTCCGGTAATCTCTGATGAGATCTATCACGGTCTCGTTTATGAGGGCAAGGAGCGCAGCATCCTGGAATTTACCGATAATGCGTTCGTTTTGAACGGCTTCTCGAAGGCCTACGCGATGACCGGGTGGCGGCTCGGCTATCTGATTGTCCCGCCGGCTTATGTGCGGCCAATGCAGAAAATCATCCAGAATCTCTTCATCTCCGCCAACGCCTTTGTCCAATGGGCCGGGGTTGCCGCCTTGCGCGAGGCAGGGCAGGAGGTAAGCCGGATGCGGGAAATATACGATCAACGGCGAAAATACATAACCGACAGACTCTCCGAGATGGGGCTCGGGATAAATGTGGCGCCGACCGGCGCCTTCTATATTCTCGGAAACATAAAGAAATATTCCAATGACTCCTACAAGATGGCCTTTGATATCTTGAAGCGGGCCCACGTCGGTGTCGCCCCCGGAATCGATTTCGGTGAAAACTGCGAGGGTTATTTGCGCTTCTCCTACGCGAACTCTCTGGAGAACATCCGCGCAGGAATGGACCGGCTCCAGAAATACCTGCGGGAGCAGTCTTAA
- a CDS encoding ABC transporter permease → MGWLRIREMVRKEFIQLFRDRTVRSIIVMTPLIQLLVFGYVVNYDIRNIRVSLIDEAQTRESRLLLDSLTAGGVFTITSIPASVIDMEKLFLDGKADLGIRIPPDFSSLIRRGKTANIQVLADGGMSNMAAVRLAYLSTVVDRFNAGLIHELYNRDLSYGRIDARIRTWYNPNTDSQKFFVPGILAFIIMLISMLLTSIAIIREKEVGTMEQLIVTPIKPLELIIGKTIPYIVIALGQAVVITPLAIFWFDIPLAGSVVDLFGAACLFLLSTLGIGLFISTVSKTQQQAMMTTFFFLLPFFMLSGFVFPISNMPIVVQWLTYLNPLRYFLVIIRGVFLKGVGIDVLWEQYAALATLGIVVFAGAIQRFHKRLE, encoded by the coding sequence ATGGGCTGGCTTCGCATCCGGGAAATGGTCCGCAAGGAATTCATTCAGCTTTTCCGCGACAGGACGGTCCGCTCGATCATCGTCATGACGCCGCTTATCCAGCTTCTGGTTTTCGGCTATGTGGTTAATTACGATATAAGAAATATCCGCGTCTCCCTGATTGACGAGGCGCAAACAAGGGAGAGCCGCCTCTTGCTCGACTCCCTGACGGCCGGCGGCGTCTTCACAATTACCAGCATCCCCGCCTCTGTAATAGATATGGAAAAGCTGTTTCTGGATGGCAAAGCCGACCTCGGAATCCGGATTCCCCCCGACTTCAGCAGCTTGATCCGCCGGGGAAAAACCGCCAATATCCAGGTACTGGCGGATGGCGGGATGAGCAACATGGCCGCCGTCCGGCTCGCTTATCTGTCAACGGTTGTCGACCGATTCAACGCCGGACTGATCCACGAACTCTACAACCGCGATCTTTCCTACGGCCGGATAGACGCCCGCATCCGCACCTGGTACAACCCCAACACGGACAGCCAGAAATTCTTCGTCCCCGGCATCCTCGCCTTCATCATCATGCTGATCTCGATGCTGCTCACCTCGATCGCCATTATCCGGGAAAAGGAGGTCGGCACGATGGAGCAGCTGATCGTCACCCCGATCAAGCCGCTCGAACTGATCATCGGCAAAACTATCCCTTATATCGTCATCGCGCTGGGGCAGGCGGTTGTGATAACGCCGCTCGCCATTTTCTGGTTTGACATCCCCCTTGCCGGCAGCGTTGTGGACCTCTTCGGGGCGGCCTGCCTCTTTCTGTTAAGCACGCTGGGAATCGGGCTTTTCATCTCGACGGTCTCGAAAACGCAGCAGCAGGCAATGATGACGACCTTTTTCTTTCTGCTGCCGTTTTTCATGCTCTCCGGGTTTGTTTTTCCGATCTCGAATATGCCGATTGTCGTTCAATGGCTGACATATCTTAACCCGCTGCGCTATTTTCTGGTGATCATCCGCGGCGTCTTCCTGAAAGGGGTGGGAATAGACGTTCTGTGGGAGCAGTACGCCGCGCTCGCCACGCTCGGCATAGTCGTTTTTGCCGGCGCAATCCAACGCTTCCACAAACGTCTCGAATAA
- a CDS encoding IS3 family transposase encodes MRKIDEIHLEYPFYGSRKIRNGLWAKGYKVGHDRMRRLRRRMVIETLYCVDI; translated from the coding sequence ATGCGGAAGATCGACGAGATCCATCTGGAATATCCGTTCTACGGAAGCCGGAAGATTCGCAACGGACTGTGGGCCAAAGGCTATAAAGTGGGTCATGACAGGATGCGCCGTCTGAGGCGGCGGATGGTTATTGAGACGCTTTATTGTGTAGATATTTAA
- a CDS encoding ABC transporter ATP-binding protein has translation MTTSVDNGKAAIIVEGLEKRFGEFTAVAGISFSVYNGEIFGFLGANGSGKSTTIRMLCGLLAPTSGKATVAGYDIVTQTEEIKHAIGYMSQKFSLYEDLTPFENIRFYLGIYSVPEKQWEQRISWVLEMTQLTAERNRLTRELPPGLRQRLALGCSLLHRPRILFLDEPTSGVDPLSRRHFWDFIRQLAAEGITVFVTTHYMDEAGNCDRIVLINEGRIVASGSPAEIVRGACPEKPDADLNDAFIKLNKPQVDG, from the coding sequence ATGACAACCTCCGTTGATAACGGCAAAGCGGCGATTATCGTGGAAGGGCTGGAAAAGCGCTTCGGCGAGTTCACCGCCGTCGCTGGGATATCTTTTTCCGTTTACAATGGCGAGATATTCGGCTTCCTCGGGGCGAACGGTTCGGGAAAATCGACGACCATCCGCATGCTCTGCGGGCTGCTCGCGCCAACCTCGGGAAAAGCAACCGTTGCCGGCTATGACATCGTGACACAGACGGAAGAAATCAAACACGCGATCGGCTACATGTCGCAGAAATTCTCCCTCTACGAAGATCTGACCCCATTTGAGAACATCCGTTTCTATCTTGGCATCTACAGCGTGCCCGAAAAGCAATGGGAGCAGCGGATTTCCTGGGTTCTTGAAATGACGCAGCTCACCGCAGAGCGTAACCGGCTGACCAGAGAACTCCCGCCGGGCTTGCGTCAGCGGCTCGCCCTCGGCTGCTCGCTGCTCCACCGCCCCAGGATTCTCTTTCTCGACGAGCCGACCTCCGGCGTCGATCCGCTTTCCCGACGCCATTTCTGGGACTTCATCCGCCAGCTCGCCGCCGAGGGAATCACCGTTTTCGTGACGACCCACTACATGGACGAGGCCGGCAACTGCGACCGCATTGTCCTGATCAACGAGGGACGTATCGTCGCCTCGGGCAGTCCGGCCGAGATCGTCCGCGGCGCCTGCCCGGAAAAACCGGATGCAGATCTCAACGACGCGTTTATAAAGCTGAATAAACCACAGGTTGACGGTTGA
- a CDS encoding ArsA family ATPase: MNLQAPKTRTSIQLFTGKGGVGKTTLSTACALGYAQNRRTLLLSTDPAGSLGEIFGRDFKEQAVTVAPNLDVVELSRQAVLKLWHEKFADDIFTVLSAFLPVERDILDYIEGAPGIDEEFMLSYLLDVQQSGKYDIIIWDAAPTSTTLKLLELQKLFYAHLTDAQKIYLKFKGLFKDADPLELIGQWRQLTQDVITMLKNETSAWIVANPERLPVEQALLIAAALADFGINVNGYIMNKLLAEEICEGSDFLKKKLRAQQRWWENLASRASLPIIQVKELTGDLTNPEELLALAKKLDIPSSQLQNVLSCPNASVGHP, encoded by the coding sequence ATGAACCTTCAAGCCCCCAAAACAAGAACATCCATCCAGCTTTTCACCGGCAAGGGAGGGGTCGGAAAAACAACCCTTTCGACCGCCTGCGCCCTAGGTTACGCGCAAAACAGACGCACGCTGCTTCTTTCCACCGACCCAGCCGGGTCTTTGGGAGAGATATTCGGCCGTGATTTCAAAGAGCAGGCTGTAACGGTGGCGCCAAATCTGGATGTCGTCGAGCTTTCCCGCCAGGCGGTGCTTAAACTCTGGCATGAAAAATTCGCCGACGACATCTTTACCGTCCTCTCCGCGTTTTTGCCGGTGGAGAGGGATATCCTCGACTATATCGAAGGGGCGCCCGGCATCGACGAGGAATTCATGCTCTCCTATCTGCTGGACGTTCAGCAGTCCGGAAAATACGACATTATTATCTGGGATGCGGCCCCGACTTCGACCACGCTGAAGCTGCTGGAGCTGCAAAAGCTGTTCTACGCACATCTTACCGACGCGCAGAAGATTTACCTGAAGTTCAAGGGGCTGTTCAAAGACGCCGATCCACTGGAGCTGATCGGCCAATGGCGGCAATTGACGCAGGATGTAATCACGATGCTCAAAAACGAGACATCCGCCTGGATCGTTGCGAACCCGGAGCGCCTGCCGGTAGAACAGGCGCTGTTGATCGCCGCGGCGCTGGCGGATTTCGGCATCAATGTCAATGGCTACATCATGAACAAGCTTCTTGCTGAAGAGATCTGCGAAGGTTCCGATTTTCTGAAAAAGAAGTTGCGAGCCCAGCAGCGCTGGTGGGAGAATCTGGCCTCGCGCGCCAGCTTGCCGATTATCCAGGTTAAAGAATTGACCGGTGATTTGACCAATCCGGAAGAGCTGCTGGCGCTGGCAAAAAAATTAGACATTCCCTCGAGCCAATTGCAAAACGTTTTGTCATGCCCGAATGCTTCTGTCGGGCATCCATGA